A genomic region of Roseofilum casamattae BLCC-M143 contains the following coding sequences:
- the psbB gene encoding photosystem II chlorophyll-binding protein CP47 gives MGLPWYRVHTVVLNDPGRLIAVHLMHTALVAGWAGSMTLYELAIYDPSDPILNPMWRQGMFVMPFMARLGVTDSWGGWSVTGESVSNVGFWSFEGVAAAHIILSGLLFLAAVWHWVFWDLELFTDARTGEPALDLPKMFGIHLFLSGLLCFGFGAFHVTGLFGPGIWVSDPYGLTGSVQAVAPEWGPAGFDPFNPGGIAAHHIAAGVVGIIAGLFHLTVRPPERLYRALRMGNIETVLSSSIAAVFFAAFVVAGTMWYGSAATPIELYGPTRYQWDGGYFQQEIERRVQANIANGDSPSEAWNKIPEKLAFYDYVGNSPAKGGLFRVGPMNNGDGLAQNWLGHPVFTDGEGRTLTVRRMPNFFETFPVVLTDEDGVVRADIPFRRAESRYSFEQTGVTAQIYGGELDGQLVTDPAKVKQIARKAQLGEPFEFDKETLGSDGVFRTSTRGWFTFGHAVFALLFFFGHIWHGSRTLYRDVFAGIESDLEEQVEFGLFAKLGDTTTRKTEA, from the coding sequence ATGGGACTACCCTGGTACCGAGTACATACAGTCGTCCTGAACGATCCAGGTCGCCTGATTGCCGTACACTTAATGCACACTGCCCTGGTTGCAGGTTGGGCTGGTTCGATGACGTTGTACGAACTAGCCATTTACGATCCGAGCGATCCAATTCTCAATCCCATGTGGCGGCAAGGCATGTTCGTAATGCCCTTCATGGCCCGTCTGGGAGTTACCGACTCCTGGGGTGGATGGAGCGTTACCGGAGAAAGCGTATCCAACGTTGGATTCTGGTCTTTTGAAGGCGTCGCCGCTGCCCACATCATCCTCTCCGGTCTACTGTTCCTAGCTGCCGTTTGGCACTGGGTCTTCTGGGATTTAGAACTGTTCACCGATGCTCGCACCGGAGAACCTGCCCTAGATCTGCCCAAAATGTTTGGGATTCATTTATTCCTGTCCGGACTCCTCTGCTTCGGTTTCGGAGCCTTCCACGTCACCGGACTCTTCGGACCGGGAATTTGGGTTTCTGACCCCTACGGCCTCACGGGAAGCGTGCAGGCAGTGGCTCCAGAATGGGGACCGGCAGGATTTGACCCCTTCAATCCTGGAGGAATTGCGGCTCACCATATTGCCGCTGGAGTTGTTGGTATTATTGCTGGATTATTCCACTTAACCGTTCGTCCTCCCGAGCGCCTCTATCGGGCCCTGCGGATGGGGAACATTGAAACGGTACTCTCCAGCAGTATCGCCGCTGTCTTCTTTGCTGCTTTTGTTGTTGCCGGAACCATGTGGTACGGTAGCGCTGCCACCCCTATCGAACTCTACGGCCCGACCCGCTATCAATGGGATGGTGGCTACTTCCAACAAGAGATCGAACGTCGGGTGCAAGCGAATATTGCCAATGGCGATAGCCCCTCGGAAGCATGGAACAAAATTCCGGAAAAATTGGCTTTCTACGACTACGTCGGTAACTCTCCGGCCAAAGGCGGTCTCTTCCGCGTTGGACCGATGAACAATGGAGATGGACTGGCCCAAAACTGGTTGGGTCACCCGGTATTCACCGATGGCGAAGGTCGCACTCTCACCGTGCGCCGGATGCCCAACTTCTTTGAAACCTTCCCTGTCGTCCTTACCGACGAAGATGGTGTAGTTCGCGCGGATATCCCCTTCCGTCGTGCTGAGTCTCGCTACAGTTTTGAACAAACTGGAGTTACTGCCCAAATTTATGGTGGCGAACTCGACGGTCAACTCGTTACCGACCCTGCGAAAGTCAAACAAATCGCTCGGAAAGCTCAATTGGGCGAACCGTTCGAGTTTGATAAAGAAACCCTCGGTTCCGATGGGGTATTCCGCACCAGCACCCGAGGTTGGTTTACCTTCGGTCATGCCGTGTTTGCTCTGTTATTCTTCTTCGGCCATATCTGGCACGGTTCTCGTACTCTGTACCGGGATGTATTTGCTGGAATTGAGTCCGATCTGGAAGAACAAGTGGAATTTGGTTTGTTTGCTAAGTTAGGCGACACCACCACTCGGAAAACAGAGGCTTAA
- a CDS encoding 2Fe-2S iron-sulfur cluster-binding protein: MANITFINEGREAIAATGANLRVKALESGIDIYKLMGKMTNCGGCGQCGTCVVEIVEGANNLSPRTAFEERKLKKKPENYRLACQTLVNGPVSVKTKP, from the coding sequence ATGGCTAACATTACGTTTATCAATGAAGGACGGGAGGCGATCGCTGCTACGGGAGCCAACTTGCGGGTGAAAGCCCTCGAAAGTGGCATCGATATCTACAAGCTCATGGGCAAAATGACGAACTGCGGTGGCTGCGGTCAGTGCGGAACTTGCGTTGTCGAAATTGTCGAGGGCGCCAACAATTTATCGCCTCGTACTGCCTTTGAAGAGCGTAAATTGAAGAAAAAACCAGAGAATTATCGCCTGGCCTGCCAAACCTTGGTCAACGGACCGGTGAGCGTGAAAACCAAACCTTAA
- the psbM gene encoding photosystem II reaction center protein PsbM, producing MAVNDLGFVASLLFVLVPAVFLLILYIQTASRQNPNP from the coding sequence ATGGCAGTAAATGACTTAGGATTTGTAGCCAGTCTTTTGTTTGTTCTGGTTCCAGCTGTATTTTTGTTAATCCTCTATATCCAAACCGCTAGTCGCCAAAACCCAAACCCTTAA
- a CDS encoding universal stress protein: MFKKILVTVAGRGLCEQMVNMLMEFPSIKRDAKVTVLHVVPNKFGEQKMAERLEEGGKILSEAVAALKIDEERINPRLKQGDPKQTVLDVAEEEQADLIVMGSRALGRLQSILQQSVSQYVFQTSTRPMLLVKDDVYVKRVNRILVALDGSQSAQESLNLAVRFMQENSGGTLVLLHVNPESKIPSPEQDPVLIDAAMKAKQYGVNYETLHAFGNTGEQICKVAEDKNADLLLLGSPDRRPSIAKGLPDLDRLLGSSLSDYVRVQANCPVLLVRNP; encoded by the coding sequence ATGTTCAAGAAAATTTTAGTCACCGTTGCCGGACGCGGGTTGTGCGAACAAATGGTCAACATGCTGATGGAATTTCCCTCCATCAAGCGAGATGCTAAAGTTACCGTTCTCCACGTCGTTCCCAACAAATTTGGCGAACAGAAAATGGCCGAGCGCCTCGAAGAAGGAGGCAAAATCCTCTCCGAAGCCGTTGCTGCGCTCAAAATTGACGAAGAACGGATTAACCCTCGCCTCAAACAAGGAGACCCCAAACAAACCGTACTCGATGTCGCGGAAGAAGAACAGGCCGACCTCATCGTTATGGGATCGAGGGCCCTCGGTCGCCTGCAGTCAATTCTGCAACAATCCGTGAGCCAATACGTCTTCCAGACCAGCACTCGCCCCATGCTTTTGGTCAAAGATGATGTCTACGTCAAGCGAGTCAACCGGATTCTAGTCGCTCTCGATGGCTCTCAATCCGCTCAAGAGAGTTTAAATCTAGCCGTCCGCTTCATGCAAGAAAATTCTGGAGGAACGCTCGTTCTGCTCCATGTCAATCCAGAATCGAAAATTCCTAGCCCAGAACAAGACCCCGTATTAATCGACGCAGCCATGAAAGCCAAGCAATATGGGGTAAACTATGAAACGCTTCATGCCTTCGGCAATACTGGAGAACAGATTTGCAAGGTGGCTGAAGATAAAAATGCCGATCTGCTGCTGTTGGGATCGCCCGATCGCCGGCCCTCTATTGCTAAAGGTCTACCGGACTTAGACCGACTGTTGGGTTCCTCTCTTTCCGACTACGTGCGCGTTCAAGCAAACTGTCCCGTGCTCTTAGTTCGCAACCCATAG
- a CDS encoding acyl-CoA thioesterase, which produces MSTSLADGLGDRLWHDYAITVYPHHTDYAGVVWHGTYIQWMEQARVEYFNAIGIDFTQLVKLGCDLAVVDLSARYHRPLRLGMDAKVKTRLAEIKGVRQIVECQICSLDEDCLYLSSRVILVPVDRSQGKILRKLPKMMAEGLSRVLAEPPGSK; this is translated from the coding sequence ATGTCTACTTCTCTTGCTGACGGTCTTGGCGATCGCCTTTGGCACGATTATGCCATTACAGTCTATCCTCATCATACGGATTATGCCGGAGTAGTCTGGCATGGAACCTATATTCAGTGGATGGAACAAGCGCGAGTGGAGTATTTTAATGCGATTGGGATCGATTTTACACAACTGGTGAAGTTGGGATGCGATTTGGCGGTGGTGGATCTGTCGGCGCGCTACCATCGACCCCTGCGTTTGGGAATGGATGCAAAGGTGAAAACTCGGTTGGCGGAGATTAAGGGAGTTCGTCAGATCGTAGAATGCCAAATTTGCTCGTTAGATGAGGACTGTTTGTATCTGAGCAGCCGAGTGATTTTGGTTCCGGTCGATCGCTCTCAAGGTAAGATACTGAGAAAGTTACCAAAAATGATGGCTGAGGGGTTAAGCCGGGTTTTGGCAGAGCCGCCAGGTTCTAAATAA
- a CDS encoding GUN4 domain-containing protein, whose translation MVNPQLRLAILAFPMTSYLIVGRFLLTLIDLSSYGCANLWNFAVGDRPIYDRCLKNDRGLVLAFPVAVPILAIFALISFLGCSILAGLKLLQQDSTLEQVQKWFDDEPLWAIALPAKWVMGAQGIANDLFDLLENREVALEDEEPLEPAADAIAERDSVQETLAPEMPETPSAGEEEPAPPLTDNLPEKMSDIETLLYSESGMNYERLRDRLADGDWQKANEETVNVLLQGTRREADGWLDGLNLEELDCAEFVTIDRLWMHYSGGRFGLTLQRGIYEDAGEDYQQFCDRIGWRNGDRWLAQEELDYTENAPSGHLPYLGSAIGYSLLIYKLRSCKMG comes from the coding sequence ATGGTTAATCCACAACTGCGTTTGGCGATCTTGGCCTTTCCAATGACCAGTTATCTGATCGTGGGAAGGTTCTTGTTAACATTAATCGATCTGAGCAGCTATGGGTGTGCGAATCTCTGGAACTTTGCGGTTGGCGATCGCCCGATCTACGATCGCTGTTTGAAGAACGATCGCGGTTTAGTGCTGGCCTTTCCGGTGGCCGTGCCGATACTGGCTATTTTTGCGTTAATTTCGTTCCTCGGATGTTCGATCTTGGCGGGGTTGAAACTCTTGCAGCAAGATAGTACCCTCGAGCAGGTGCAGAAGTGGTTTGATGACGAGCCGTTGTGGGCGATCGCGTTACCGGCGAAATGGGTAATGGGAGCGCAAGGGATAGCGAACGATTTGTTCGATCTGTTGGAAAATAGAGAGGTTGCTCTCGAGGATGAGGAGCCTCTAGAGCCGGCTGCTGATGCGATCGCCGAACGAGATTCCGTTCAGGAGACTCTTGCACCGGAGATGCCCGAAACTCCATCTGCGGGTGAGGAAGAACCCGCTCCACCTTTGACCGATAACCTACCAGAGAAGATGTCAGATATTGAGACACTGCTGTATTCGGAAAGCGGAATGAATTACGAGCGACTGCGCGATCGCTTGGCTGATGGCGATTGGCAAAAGGCGAATGAAGAAACGGTGAATGTACTCTTGCAAGGGACTCGGCGAGAGGCAGATGGCTGGTTGGACGGTTTGAATCTGGAGGAGTTAGATTGTGCTGAGTTTGTGACGATCGATCGCCTGTGGATGCACTACAGCGGCGGACGGTTTGGCTTGACGTTGCAACGAGGAATTTACGAGGATGCGGGCGAGGATTACCAGCAATTTTGCGATCGCATTGGTTGGCGAAACGGCGATCGCTGGTTAGCACAGGAGGAGCTGGACTATACGGAGAATGCGCCTTCGGGTCATTTGCCTTATTTGGGTTCGGCGATCGGTTATTCTTTGTTGATTTATAAGCTGAGAAGCTGCAAGATGGGTTAG
- a CDS encoding NACHT domain-containing protein yields MGRSRTLRLTDWTAANNALIEYFEGNKSKLAMHGGLSRTTINKFFNQAPVSEPSFRKICLALKLTWQQVTSVELTSASLNDLPSVEVQDDRDLSDQVKERYRQKILEQHSRIQLLSGQDMGVEELYADMWLLVRPESRHFNTPESLLNSFDIEKDRLGLSKRIERISGLEIANSKPKLVILGKPGSGKTTFLKHLAVDWCKGTFQPEKIAVLIELRRVQEQTWNLIDAIGQELRLKEEEIVNLLKQGKLLVLMDGLDEVLTDELRHNVKTQVKLVSEKYFMGNRFILTCRTHMMRTIPSGFTSVEMADFSLEQVKQFVQNWFTANRKSETEVTEQWEKIYRAMTNHPDWREMTATPLLLSLICVVVQDSNNIPENRTDFYKKEIQLLLSRWNDNKDIDGWEFGSKAYRKLSIEDKAKLLIEIAGYQFENPNNFILFEQHDLANLVSEQLELANIQEGIAVLKSIEAQHGLLIERADELWSFSHFTIQEYFTVQWLTQLPPHELFQKMTNEQSKKVVKQLVKSQQPADRLLHLIKKSIDQFMRDKTRIAYFLNWLIHESDSVQIQEALDSYQSTDLEVQGKSYENEWIKQLQKIGEIYEETTTYFSLEEWEYEKIQCYYETCIFVTELINIEGAASAECRTEIEEGILLPWVALQRRYPYLYGALKQEDPTR; encoded by the coding sequence ATGGGACGATCGCGCACATTAAGACTCACTGATTGGACAGCAGCGAACAATGCTTTGATTGAGTACTTCGAGGGAAACAAGTCGAAGTTGGCAATGCATGGAGGTTTGTCTCGAACGACCATAAATAAATTTTTTAATCAAGCGCCTGTTAGTGAGCCTAGTTTTCGCAAGATCTGCTTGGCACTGAAATTGACTTGGCAGCAGGTTACTTCAGTTGAGCTTACTTCAGCTTCCTTGAATGACCTACCTTCTGTTGAGGTGCAAGATGATCGAGATCTGAGTGACCAAGTTAAGGAGCGCTATCGTCAGAAAATTCTGGAGCAGCATAGCCGAATCCAATTACTGAGTGGGCAAGATATGGGGGTTGAGGAGCTTTATGCCGATATGTGGCTGTTGGTAAGGCCTGAAAGTAGACATTTCAATACACCGGAAAGCCTTTTAAATAGCTTTGATATTGAGAAAGATCGCCTGGGATTGAGCAAACGCATTGAACGTATTTCAGGTTTGGAAATTGCCAATAGTAAACCTAAGCTCGTTATCCTTGGTAAACCCGGTTCTGGAAAAACGACGTTTCTGAAGCACCTGGCTGTTGATTGGTGCAAAGGCACATTTCAGCCCGAGAAAATTGCTGTCTTGATTGAACTACGAAGGGTTCAAGAGCAAACATGGAATCTCATCGATGCCATTGGTCAAGAACTTAGACTAAAAGAAGAAGAGATTGTAAACTTGCTGAAGCAAGGTAAGCTTCTGGTGCTAATGGATGGCTTAGATGAAGTACTAACCGATGAACTTCGGCACAATGTCAAAACCCAAGTCAAGCTAGTTTCTGAGAAGTATTTTATGGGTAATCGATTTATCCTGACATGCCGTACTCACATGATGAGGACAATTCCCAGCGGTTTCACCTCTGTAGAAATGGCAGATTTCAGTCTGGAACAAGTCAAACAGTTTGTTCAGAATTGGTTCACAGCCAATAGGAAATCTGAAACTGAGGTCACCGAGCAATGGGAAAAAATTTATCGTGCCATGACCAATCACCCCGATTGGAGAGAGATGACTGCAACTCCACTATTATTAAGTCTGATATGTGTCGTTGTGCAAGATAGCAATAACATACCTGAAAATAGAACTGATTTTTACAAAAAAGAGATTCAATTGTTGCTAAGTCGTTGGAATGATAATAAAGATATTGACGGTTGGGAATTTGGGAGTAAAGCCTATCGTAAGTTGAGTATTGAGGACAAAGCAAAATTGCTTATTGAAATTGCAGGATACCAATTTGAAAATCCAAATAATTTTATTTTATTTGAGCAACATGACTTAGCTAACCTAGTTTCTGAACAATTAGAATTAGCCAATATACAAGAAGGAATTGCTGTATTAAAATCAATCGAAGCTCAACATGGCTTGCTGATTGAGCGAGCTGATGAATTGTGGTCATTCTCTCACTTCACTATCCAAGAATATTTTACCGTTCAGTGGCTAACTCAGTTACCGCCTCATGAATTATTTCAAAAGATGACTAATGAGCAATCAAAAAAAGTTGTAAAACAACTTGTGAAATCCCAACAACCTGCGGATCGTTTACTTCATCTTATCAAAAAAAGTATTGACCAATTCATGCGGGACAAAACCAGGATCGCATATTTCTTAAATTGGTTAATTCATGAGTCAGATTCAGTACAAATACAAGAAGCGCTAGATTCATATCAATCAACAGATCTAGAAGTCCAGGGTAAATCTTATGAGAATGAATGGATTAAGCAACTACAAAAGATCGGAGAAATTTATGAAGAGACAACTACTTATTTCTCTTTAGAAGAATGGGAGTATGAAAAAATTCAATGTTATTATGAGACCTGCATTTTTGTAACTGAGTTGATAAACATTGAAGGGGCAGCTAGTGCCGAATGTCGTACTGAAATTGAGGAGGGGATACTATTGCCTTGGGTAGCTCTGCAACGTCGCTATCCTTATCTTTATGGCGCGCTGAAGCAAGAAGACCCTACTCGATAA
- a CDS encoding nucleotidyltransferase family protein, translating to MMNSTNQSVILPPTNRVNAIASELSLAQIYQRLNATPEDIIAFCQKWQLVEFALFGSILRDNFRESGAEPSDVDVLFTYGETARQNLLLLVRMQYELEELFHRPVDLVCKTALLDDPNFIRIHKILSFVRVIYTTQ from the coding sequence ATGATGAATAGTACGAATCAGTCAGTAATATTACCACCAACGAATCGAGTGAATGCGATCGCATCAGAGCTATCTCTGGCGCAAATTTACCAACGACTAAACGCAACACCAGAGGACATTATCGCCTTTTGCCAAAAGTGGCAATTGGTGGAGTTTGCTCTATTCGGTTCAATTCTCCGGGATAATTTTCGCGAAAGTGGAGCCGAGCCGAGCGATGTTGACGTACTGTTTACTTATGGCGAAACCGCTCGGCAAAATCTGCTACTGTTAGTCCGAATGCAATATGAGTTAGAAGAGCTGTTCCACCGTCCAGTCGATTTAGTCTGTAAAACTGCTCTTTTAGATGACCCTAACTTCATTCGCATCCACAAGATCTTAAGTTTCGTCCGGGTTATTTATACAACACAATGA
- a CDS encoding lysophospholipid acyltransferase family protein, with protein MTQQREPLESLVLYHLFKWSVVSPVLHVYLRGKIYGAENVPQEGPLVVVSNHASHFDPPIVSNCVRRPVAFMAKEELFKVPVLKQAIRLYGAYPVERASADRSAIRNALSYLEQGWATGLFLQGTRTRDGRISSPKLGAAMIAAKAKAPMLPVSLWGTQDILANKSPIPNPVPVTVRIGTLIDPPATTKRKDLEQVTQTCTEAIHALHDLGR; from the coding sequence ATGACTCAACAGCGCGAACCCTTAGAAAGTCTGGTTCTCTACCACTTGTTCAAATGGTCGGTCGTCAGTCCCGTGCTCCATGTCTACTTGCGCGGCAAAATCTATGGAGCGGAAAACGTTCCCCAAGAGGGGCCCTTAGTCGTGGTCAGCAATCATGCCAGTCACTTCGACCCTCCCATCGTCTCCAACTGCGTGCGGCGTCCGGTTGCGTTTATGGCGAAAGAAGAGTTATTCAAAGTTCCGGTACTGAAACAAGCCATCCGTTTATATGGAGCCTATCCCGTGGAGCGCGCATCGGCCGATCGCAGCGCCATCCGTAATGCTCTATCTTATTTAGAACAAGGCTGGGCCACTGGTTTATTTCTGCAAGGAACCCGCACTCGCGACGGTCGCATCTCCAGTCCCAAGTTAGGCGCGGCGATGATTGCGGCGAAAGCCAAAGCACCCATGTTACCCGTGAGTTTATGGGGAACTCAAGATATTTTAGCAAACAAATCTCCCATTCCCAATCCGGTTCCGGTTACGGTGCGCATCGGTACGTTAATCGATCCGCCAGCAACGACGAAGCGCAAGGATTTAGAGCAGGTAACTCAGACTTGTACCGAGGCTATTCACGCGCTGCACGACTTGGGACGTTGA
- the pyrF gene encoding orotidine-5'-phosphate decarboxylase, producing the protein MSEQIRDRIIVPLDVSSRDEALSLLDRLPEVRFWKVGLELFVSSGPTILEELKQRQKCIFLDLKFHDIPNTVAGACRAAGRYGVDLLTVHGTAGRTALERAVAAAAEGANSVGLPAPNLLAITLLTSLNSRDLAFDLKVPVELPEYALHMAVVAQESGIQGAVCSPREAAELRRVCGDEFLLVCPGVRPAWAETGDQRRVMTPQDAFKAGASYLVIGRPITAAADPQASWSRICNDLEC; encoded by the coding sequence GTGAGCGAGCAGATTCGCGATCGCATTATTGTGCCGTTAGATGTATCGAGTCGGGACGAGGCGCTCTCCCTGCTCGATCGCTTGCCAGAAGTTCGCTTTTGGAAAGTGGGTTTGGAGTTATTTGTCAGCTCCGGCCCGACGATCTTAGAGGAACTGAAACAGCGTCAGAAATGCATTTTCCTCGATCTAAAGTTTCACGATATTCCGAATACGGTGGCTGGAGCCTGTCGCGCGGCCGGGCGCTACGGCGTCGATTTGCTCACGGTGCATGGAACGGCAGGGCGAACGGCTCTGGAGAGGGCGGTAGCAGCGGCAGCAGAGGGGGCAAACTCGGTTGGCTTACCGGCTCCGAATCTGCTGGCGATTACCTTACTCACTAGCTTAAATTCGCGGGATTTAGCCTTCGATCTCAAGGTGCCAGTGGAACTGCCGGAATATGCCTTGCATATGGCCGTGGTGGCTCAAGAATCGGGCATTCAGGGGGCGGTTTGTTCTCCTCGCGAAGCAGCAGAACTGCGGCGGGTTTGCGGCGATGAGTTTCTCTTGGTTTGTCCGGGAGTTCGTCCGGCTTGGGCGGAAACGGGCGACCAGCGCCGGGTGATGACTCCTCAGGATGCATTTAAAGCAGGAGCGAGTTATTTAGTCATCGGCCGGCCGATAACGGCAGCGGCCGATCCGCAAGCTTCTTGGAGCCGGATTTGTAACGATCTCGAATGTTAA